A portion of the Bacillus thuringiensis genome contains these proteins:
- the kdpA gene encoding potassium-transporting ATPase subunit KdpA, with translation MIWVAVIITMLLFILVAKPTGIYLEKAFQGSKTLDKVFGPFEKLIFKITGVKAYNQTWKQYALSLVLLNGFMIVVVYFIFRLQGVLPLNPAHIEGMEPTLAFNTAISFMADTNLQHYSGENGLSYLSQLIGITFLMFAAPATTLALVMAFIRGLAGKELGNFFVDFTRALTRVFLPIAFIAALVFVALGVPQTLDGAVTAQTIEGAKQSILRGPVASFVSIKELGNNGGGFFGANSTHPFENPGQMSNILQMMLMMLLPTALPFTYGRMVGNKKQGRILFVSLFMVFLLGFITITTSELNGNPALNGMGIEHVQGSTEGKEVRFGTVFSSLYATVTTAAETGAVNTMHDTLTPIGGLVPLVNMMLNTVYGGVGAGFVNIIMYAIIAVFISGLMVGRTPEFLGEKIEGKEMKLIAVTILFHPLLILGFSALALSTNLGTDAISHSGFHGLTQVVYEYTSSAANNGSGFEGLGDNTPFWNITTGLVMFLGRYFSLITMLAVAASLKEKTVVPETVGTFRTDNSLFGGIFIGTIVIVGALTFFPMLVLGPIAEFLTLK, from the coding sequence ATGATTTGGGTTGCAGTCATTATTACAATGCTCTTGTTTATTTTAGTAGCAAAGCCAACGGGGATTTATTTAGAAAAAGCTTTTCAAGGTAGCAAAACGTTAGATAAAGTATTCGGGCCTTTTGAAAAACTTATTTTTAAAATTACGGGTGTAAAAGCATACAATCAAACGTGGAAACAGTACGCATTATCATTAGTTTTATTAAATGGATTTATGATCGTTGTCGTATACTTCATTTTCAGATTACAAGGTGTGCTGCCACTAAATCCAGCGCATATTGAAGGGATGGAGCCTACGCTCGCTTTTAATACAGCAATTAGTTTTATGGCTGATACAAACTTACAGCATTATAGCGGTGAAAATGGTTTATCTTATTTATCACAATTAATCGGAATTACATTTTTAATGTTTGCGGCACCAGCAACGACATTAGCGCTCGTTATGGCTTTTATAAGAGGACTTGCTGGAAAAGAACTTGGTAACTTTTTCGTTGATTTTACGAGAGCGTTAACGAGAGTGTTTCTTCCTATCGCATTTATTGCGGCACTAGTTTTTGTCGCACTTGGTGTACCACAAACGTTAGATGGGGCGGTTACAGCACAAACGATTGAAGGTGCAAAGCAAAGTATTTTACGTGGACCTGTTGCATCATTCGTTTCCATTAAGGAACTTGGAAATAACGGCGGTGGATTTTTCGGAGCAAACTCTACGCATCCTTTCGAAAATCCAGGACAAATGAGTAATATTTTGCAAATGATGCTTATGATGTTATTACCAACAGCACTTCCATTTACGTACGGACGAATGGTCGGAAATAAAAAACAAGGCCGCATCCTTTTCGTGTCACTTTTTATGGTGTTTTTACTAGGATTTATAACGATTACGACATCTGAACTAAACGGGAATCCGGCATTAAATGGAATGGGTATCGAACATGTACAAGGAAGTACAGAAGGGAAAGAAGTACGATTTGGAACAGTATTTTCTTCACTATACGCAACAGTAACGACAGCTGCTGAAACTGGTGCTGTTAATACAATGCATGATACGTTAACACCAATTGGCGGTCTAGTTCCACTTGTAAATATGATGTTAAATACAGTGTATGGCGGCGTTGGAGCAGGCTTTGTAAATATTATTATGTATGCAATTATCGCGGTGTTTATATCTGGGTTAATGGTTGGACGGACACCAGAGTTTTTAGGTGAAAAGATTGAAGGTAAGGAAATGAAATTAATCGCGGTCACGATTTTATTTCATCCATTGCTCATTTTAGGATTTTCGGCATTAGCTCTTTCAACAAATTTAGGGACGGATGCTATTTCTCATTCTGGTTTCCACGGTTTAACGCAAGTTGTATATGAGTATACATCGTCAGCTGCGAATAACGGATCTGGATTTGAAGGATTAGGAGATAATACACCGTTTTGGAATATTACGACTGGTTTAGTTATGTTTTTAGGACGCTACTTTAGTTTAATTACGATGCTAGCTGTGGCAGCTTCGCTGAAAGAAAAAACGGTAGTGCCAGAAACAGTCGGAACGTTCCGCACAGATAATAGTTTATTTGGTGGTATCTTCATCGGAACAATTGTAATTGTCGGTGCATTAACATTCTTCCCGATGTTAGTACTCGGACCAATTGCAGAATTTCTTACATTGAAGTAA
- the kdpB gene encoding potassium-transporting ATPase subunit KdpB: protein MRPVVVKEKQLNKSQIHAVEDEVRQAKTMDRDIVTHAMKQSVAKLNPKVMIKNPIMFVVEIGFIITFILSFLPSSSSSIPGWFNITVSLILLFTVLFANFAEALAEGRGKAQADSLKQSKKDVFANVVKENGDIVQVSATDLRKGDVVIVKQGEMIPNDGEVIKGLASVDESAITGESAPVIKEAGGDFCSVTGGTMVVSDEITIVITSNPGESFIDKMISLVEGAARQKTPNEIALNTVLTSLTLIFLIVVVTLPIFTNYLGFQIDTAVLVALLVCLIPTTIGGLLSAIGIAGMDRVTKFNVLAMSGKAVEAAGDINTIILDKTGTITFGNRMAHTLLPVGNETIEQVGKWAAISSVLDETPEGRSVIEYVQGKSISYNRELAEQGEFVPFKAETRMSGVDLQDGTKVRKGAVGAVIEWVGSQGGTIPKDVNQKADLISKEGGTPLVVAVDNRIYGLIYLKDTVKPGMRERFEQLRQMGIKTVMCTGDNPLTAATIAKEAGVDEFVAECKPEDKIAVIKAEQDKGKLVAMTGDGTNDAPALAQADVGLAMNSGTTAAKEAANMIDLDSNPTKIIEVVGIGKQLLMTRGALTTFSIANDIAKYFAIIPAMFTLAIPQMEALNIMKLTSPLSAILSALIFNAVIIPLLIPLAMKGIAYKPMSSNALLSRNLLIYGLGGVIVPFIGIKVIDIIVGLFI, encoded by the coding sequence ATGAGACCGGTAGTAGTAAAAGAAAAACAATTAAATAAGTCACAAATACATGCTGTAGAAGATGAAGTTAGACAAGCGAAAACGATGGATCGTGATATCGTAACACATGCGATGAAACAATCCGTTGCGAAATTGAATCCGAAAGTCATGATAAAGAATCCGATTATGTTCGTTGTGGAAATTGGGTTTATCATTACGTTCATTTTATCTTTTCTTCCAAGCAGTTCTAGTAGTATACCAGGATGGTTTAATATAACAGTTTCTCTCATTCTATTATTTACAGTTTTATTTGCGAATTTTGCAGAAGCATTAGCAGAGGGTCGTGGTAAAGCGCAAGCCGATTCTTTAAAGCAGTCGAAGAAAGATGTGTTTGCAAATGTTGTAAAAGAAAATGGAGACATTGTCCAAGTTTCAGCAACTGATCTTAGAAAAGGTGACGTTGTTATCGTAAAACAAGGAGAAATGATTCCGAATGATGGCGAAGTAATCAAAGGATTAGCATCTGTAGATGAATCTGCAATTACAGGGGAATCAGCTCCTGTTATAAAAGAAGCAGGCGGTGATTTTTGTTCCGTAACAGGTGGAACGATGGTCGTAAGTGATGAAATTACAATTGTCATTACGAGTAATCCTGGTGAATCATTTATCGACAAAATGATTTCTTTAGTAGAAGGAGCTGCTCGTCAAAAAACGCCAAATGAAATTGCTTTAAATACAGTATTAACGAGCTTAACTCTTATTTTCTTGATCGTCGTTGTGACGTTGCCGATTTTTACAAATTATTTAGGTTTTCAAATTGATACAGCTGTACTCGTAGCATTGTTAGTATGTTTAATTCCAACGACAATTGGTGGTTTGCTATCAGCGATTGGTATTGCTGGGATGGACCGGGTGACAAAATTTAACGTGCTAGCGATGTCAGGGAAAGCAGTAGAAGCTGCGGGCGATATTAATACAATTATTTTAGATAAAACAGGTACAATTACTTTTGGGAACCGGATGGCTCATACATTATTGCCTGTAGGAAATGAAACGATTGAGCAAGTTGGAAAGTGGGCCGCTATTAGTTCTGTTTTAGATGAAACGCCAGAAGGTCGATCTGTTATCGAGTATGTGCAGGGAAAATCTATATCATATAATAGAGAACTTGCAGAACAAGGGGAGTTTGTTCCGTTTAAAGCAGAAACGAGAATGAGTGGTGTTGATTTACAAGACGGAACGAAAGTGAGAAAAGGTGCTGTCGGTGCCGTTATTGAATGGGTTGGGTCACAAGGTGGAACAATTCCGAAAGATGTAAATCAAAAAGCAGACTTAATTTCAAAAGAGGGCGGAACACCACTTGTAGTTGCAGTAGATAATCGTATTTACGGTTTAATTTATTTAAAGGATACAGTAAAACCGGGTATGCGTGAGCGTTTTGAACAGTTGCGCCAAATGGGGATTAAAACGGTCATGTGTACAGGTGATAATCCGTTAACAGCAGCAACGATTGCAAAAGAAGCAGGGGTAGATGAATTCGTTGCCGAGTGTAAACCAGAAGATAAGATTGCTGTTATTAAAGCAGAGCAAGATAAAGGGAAACTTGTAGCGATGACAGGTGATGGCACAAATGATGCTCCGGCATTAGCACAGGCTGACGTTGGATTAGCGATGAATAGTGGTACGACAGCTGCGAAAGAAGCAGCAAATATGATTGATTTAGACTCGAATCCAACGAAAATTATTGAGGTTGTAGGAATTGGGAAGCAATTGTTAATGACACGTGGTGCGTTGACGACATTTAGTATTGCGAATGATATAGCGAAATATTTTGCAATTATTCCAGCAATGTTTACACTTGCGATTCCGCAAATGGAAGCACTAAACATAATGAAGTTAACATCACCACTGTCAGCGATTTTATCAGCATTAATATTTAACGCTGTTATTATTCCACTACTCATTCCGTTAGCGATGAAAGGTATCGCATATAAACCGATGAGTTCTAATGCATTGCTTAGCCGAAACTTACTTATTTATGGACTTGGCGGAGTGATTGTTCCATTCATTGGAATTAAGGTAATTGATATAATTGTCGGCTTGTTCATATAA
- the kdpC gene encoding K(+)-transporting ATPase subunit C yields MEKKQSILSPIIRITFTFLVLCGLVYPLIVTGIAQAVMKDNADGSLIYNDKNEVIGSKLIGQNFTDPRYFQGRVSSIEYKAEASGSNNYAPSNPDLAKRVEKSIVDWKEKNPAVPVTEVPIDLVTNSGSGLDPDISPKAASVQVDRISKLTNIPKEKLDQLIKDQTEGTALGLFGEDRVNVLKLNLALQKLMK; encoded by the coding sequence ATGGAGAAGAAACAAAGTATACTATCACCAATTATCCGTATTACTTTTACATTTCTAGTGTTGTGTGGACTTGTATACCCACTTATTGTTACTGGTATTGCACAAGCCGTGATGAAGGATAATGCGGATGGAAGTCTAATATATAATGATAAAAATGAAGTGATTGGTTCTAAATTAATCGGGCAAAACTTCACGGATCCACGTTATTTTCAAGGGCGTGTTTCTAGTATTGAATATAAGGCTGAAGCATCTGGTTCAAATAACTATGCACCATCTAATCCAGATTTAGCAAAACGAGTAGAGAAAAGTATTGTGGACTGGAAGGAAAAAAATCCAGCTGTTCCAGTTACAGAAGTACCGATAGATTTAGTGACAAATTCAGGTTCAGGGCTTGATCCTGATATTAGTCCAAAGGCGGCCTCTGTGCAGGTGGATCGTATCTCGAAATTAACGAATATTCCGAAAGAAAAACTTGATCAATTGATTAAAGATCAAACAGAAGGTACTGCACTTGGTTTATTTGGAGAAGATCGAGTGAACGTCTTAAAGCTAAATTTAGCATTACAGAAATTAATGAAATAG
- the kdpDN gene encoding KdpD-like non-kinase potassium sensor (KdpDN resembles contains the N-terminal sensor region of KdpD but lacks the C-terminal histidine kinase region.) produces MFILYADDYEPKFQRRTPEEYLEYIRQQNRGKLKLYVGAAPGVGKSYKMLFDAREMKKDGIDIVIGLIETHGRKETEEAIADLEKVPLKEIQYKGKVFYELDVEGIIKRAPQVVVVDELAHSNVPGSKHKKRYMDVQELLEAGISVLSAFNIQHLESVHDIVAQITNVKVRERIPDFILQKANEIQLVDATPEVLRKRLIDGKIYKEEKIQQSLQNFFTLNNLGALRELSLREVADDMDEKISQTVIEPIGVKEKILVCVQYSSTAEKLIRRGWRMADRLNAELYVLNVERENIDSLSAGKKQTIEEWKSLTNQFDASFVLEEAKGRKPADVIIEAAKRLQVTQILLGQSARTRWEEIRKGSIVNEIMRQTKYIDIHIVADQRG; encoded by the coding sequence GTGTTTATTTTGTATGCAGATGATTATGAACCGAAGTTTCAAAGGCGAACGCCAGAGGAATATTTAGAATATATTCGGCAACAAAATCGGGGAAAGTTAAAGCTATATGTAGGAGCAGCTCCAGGCGTAGGAAAAAGTTATAAAATGCTCTTTGATGCAAGAGAAATGAAAAAAGATGGAATTGATATTGTAATTGGTTTAATTGAAACGCACGGGAGAAAAGAAACAGAAGAAGCAATTGCTGATTTAGAGAAAGTTCCTTTGAAAGAAATACAGTATAAAGGAAAGGTATTTTATGAACTCGATGTGGAAGGAATTATAAAACGTGCGCCGCAAGTTGTTGTAGTGGATGAACTTGCGCATAGTAATGTTCCTGGTTCTAAACATAAGAAACGTTATATGGATGTGCAGGAATTGTTAGAGGCTGGTATATCGGTATTATCAGCTTTTAATATTCAACATTTGGAAAGTGTTCATGATATTGTAGCTCAAATTACGAATGTAAAAGTAAGAGAACGAATTCCAGATTTTATTTTACAAAAAGCAAATGAAATTCAGCTCGTTGATGCAACGCCCGAGGTATTAAGGAAGAGACTAATAGACGGAAAGATATATAAAGAAGAAAAAATTCAGCAAAGTTTACAAAATTTCTTTACGCTTAATAATTTAGGAGCACTTAGGGAATTATCACTTCGTGAAGTGGCAGATGATATGGACGAGAAAATTAGCCAAACAGTAATAGAACCGATTGGCGTAAAAGAAAAAATTCTTGTTTGTGTACAATACAGTTCAACAGCGGAGAAATTAATACGACGGGGATGGCGCATGGCTGATCGGTTAAATGCTGAATTGTACGTATTAAACGTTGAGAGGGAAAATATAGATTCTCTTTCAGCAGGTAAAAAACAAACAATTGAAGAGTGGAAATCGTTAACGAATCAATTTGATGCGAGTTTTGTATTAGAAGAGGCGAAAGGAAGAAAGCCAGCAGATGTTATTATTGAAGCCGCAAAAAGATTACAGGTAACGCAAATTTTACTTGGACAATCGGCTAGAACAAGGTGGGAAGAAATACGAAAAGGCTCTATTGTAAATGAAATTATGAGACAAACAAAGTATATTGATATTCATATTGTTGCGGATCAAAGAGGGTAA
- a CDS encoding MFS transporter, with the protein MKKSKLTFILYVVCISALLGSFAQNIYTPILPMIQNSFHTSLYLVNVTVSLFTFVLAIMQLVYGPLIDTKGRKSVLIPSLVISTIGSIGCAFSANIYLFLFFRAVQAIGIAAIPVVSATIIGDLFEGKERGEAMSLYQMLLALAPAMAPLIGGYLGSINGHLSVFLFLSTLGIILLIINISLLPETKPNVIKQSKAQKNYSLILKNKTGFSITLIGFIQFCIYFCFLVFLPNILTNSFHLAASEIGLVFVPMSLSIMLGSFCYKFFPKRLTTKQALFITSFFNIICVVLFSFTYSINIPFIIIVTSLYGFSMGLSMPTHTTLLTEEFVQERATAIGMYNFIRYLGMSTGPLLGGFLLFNQNYFWIFFLGAIMFLLVILYAMKMLSFHAVQKVK; encoded by the coding sequence ATGAAAAAATCTAAACTAACTTTCATTTTATATGTTGTCTGTATTAGTGCCTTACTCGGTTCCTTCGCTCAAAATATTTACACACCTATCTTACCGATGATTCAAAATTCTTTTCACACTTCTCTTTATCTTGTAAATGTAACAGTTTCACTTTTCACATTCGTTCTTGCAATTATGCAGCTCGTATATGGACCTTTAATTGATACAAAAGGGAGAAAATCTGTCCTTATCCCTAGTTTAGTCATTAGTACAATTGGTTCAATCGGATGTGCTTTTTCGGCAAACATTTATTTATTTCTCTTTTTTAGAGCTGTTCAAGCTATAGGAATAGCGGCTATACCTGTAGTTTCAGCAACGATTATCGGCGATTTATTTGAAGGAAAAGAACGCGGAGAAGCGATGAGCCTATACCAAATGTTACTTGCCCTCGCACCTGCAATGGCTCCACTCATAGGTGGTTATCTTGGCAGTATAAATGGTCACTTATCTGTATTCCTCTTTTTATCTACACTTGGCATTATCTTATTAATTATAAACATTTCACTACTTCCAGAAACAAAGCCAAATGTAATTAAGCAGTCTAAAGCACAAAAGAATTACTCTCTTATCTTAAAAAATAAAACTGGATTTTCTATTACTCTTATTGGCTTCATTCAATTTTGTATTTACTTTTGCTTTCTCGTTTTTTTACCGAACATTTTAACAAATTCATTTCATCTAGCTGCAAGTGAAATTGGTCTTGTGTTTGTACCAATGTCTCTTTCTATCATGCTAGGAAGTTTTTGCTACAAGTTTTTTCCAAAACGCCTCACAACAAAGCAAGCTTTATTTATTACGAGTTTCTTCAATATTATATGTGTCGTTTTATTCTCTTTCACATATAGCATCAATATCCCATTCATCATTATCGTTACATCTTTGTACGGTTTTAGTATGGGACTTTCTATGCCAACTCACACTACTTTATTAACAGAAGAATTCGTGCAAGAACGTGCAACAGCTATCGGTATGTACAACTTCATCCGCTATCTCGGTATGAGCACAGGGCCACTTCTAGGTGGATTTCTTTTATTTAACCAAAATTACTTTTGGATTTTCTTCCTAGGTGCAATTATGTTTTTACTTGTAATCTTATATGCAATGAAAATGCTAAGTTTTCATGCTGTACAAAAAGTAAAATAG
- a CDS encoding MarR family transcriptional regulator — MKHTTKQMEILSDIRTLLHKKEEHLKRQNEKFLYETGVSSMSLSELHVIECIGKNGLMNVTAITTEMGMTKGAISKICTKLFQKQFVEKMQMLDNQKEIFFRLTESGNEIYIAHEKLHKKAEEKWLLLLDGYTKEEQDFIQRFIKDVSDHLEI; from the coding sequence TTGAAGCATACAACGAAGCAAATGGAAATACTGTCGGACATTCGTACACTTTTGCATAAAAAAGAAGAACATTTAAAACGACAAAACGAGAAGTTTCTTTATGAGACAGGTGTAAGTAGTATGTCTTTATCTGAGTTACATGTAATCGAATGTATCGGAAAAAATGGTTTGATGAATGTAACGGCAATTACGACAGAAATGGGCATGACGAAGGGAGCAATCTCTAAAATTTGTACGAAGTTGTTTCAAAAGCAATTCGTTGAGAAGATGCAAATGTTAGATAATCAGAAGGAAATCTTCTTCCGTTTAACGGAAAGTGGAAATGAAATATATATAGCTCATGAAAAATTGCATAAAAAAGCTGAAGAAAAGTGGCTGTTACTTTTAGATGGATATACGAAAGAAGAGCAAGACTTTATTCAAAGGTTTATAAAGGATGTCTCCGATCATTTGGAAATATAA
- a CDS encoding patatin family protein: MLENTGLVLEGGGMRGVYTGGILEYFMEQDLYFPYVIGVSAGACHAASYLSRQRNRNKTVNIDYASHPKYLSYKNLWRKRQLFDMDFIFHEIPEKHVPFDFETYFNSPERFLVGTTDCETGQSVYFEKEGTNDDALNLLQASSSLPFIAPVVNYRGKQLLDGGISDPIPVRKAQEDGFKKSVVILTRNHGYAKKKSKFGWIAGKAYKKYPNLVNTMLNRYEVYNETLHYIEKEEQAGNLFVIRPEVPLQVDRMEKDTAKLQSLYEQGYEDAKRQFADLQAFLQK, translated from the coding sequence ATGCTTGAAAATACGGGTTTAGTATTAGAGGGCGGCGGTATGCGTGGTGTATATACGGGTGGGATATTAGAATACTTTATGGAACAAGATTTATATTTTCCATATGTAATCGGTGTATCAGCTGGTGCTTGTCATGCAGCGTCGTATCTTTCCAGACAAAGAAATAGAAATAAAACGGTCAATATTGATTATGCATCACATCCGAAATATTTGTCGTATAAAAACTTATGGAGAAAACGTCAGCTATTTGATATGGATTTCATTTTTCATGAAATTCCAGAAAAGCATGTTCCGTTTGATTTTGAAACATATTTTAATAGCCCAGAACGTTTCCTTGTAGGAACGACGGATTGTGAAACTGGACAATCTGTTTATTTTGAGAAAGAAGGAACGAATGATGATGCACTAAATTTATTACAAGCGTCTAGTTCATTGCCTTTCATTGCACCAGTAGTAAATTATCGTGGTAAGCAGTTATTAGATGGCGGGATTTCTGATCCAATTCCAGTTCGTAAAGCACAGGAAGATGGATTTAAAAAATCAGTCGTTATTTTAACGAGAAATCATGGTTACGCGAAGAAAAAATCAAAATTCGGATGGATTGCAGGAAAAGCTTATAAAAAATATCCGAATCTTGTTAACACGATGTTGAATCGTTATGAAGTGTATAATGAAACACTTCACTATATTGAAAAAGAAGAGCAAGCTGGTAATTTATTTGTTATTCGCCCAGAAGTGCCGCTTCAAGTAGATCGTATGGAAAAAGATACAGCAAAACTACAAAGTTTATACGAGCAAGGCTATGAAGATGCAAAGAGACAATTTGCAGATTTACAGGCGTTCTTACAAAAATAA
- a CDS encoding ABC transporter permease — translation MYLAFKNIKNNKLFSVILLMSFFISFLSISISALLTESKRNFISAFQIGFPEKNQILTVPIANATELEEIIPFIQDTFVKSDIYVEHLKALNSSGATKIIAVNLKDDYYWKPYISEGQYFHRENVNDMVVGDQTNVEELYEFDDTYKKIGTISRKDSDVGVAGIYVPLQNLPTISKKGIIASKQLQLTVVNPTSSIHNEIKKFMGRSKDVLSGDVQILNERDLQELHVTHIDPANKYYYKFILVAIVSGISAVLFWIYKKEREISLKKAVGASNRSIYCELYVQILFISLVAMLLVFLVLEMFSGIIHTYFQTYLLKPLTPYVLVCNIVFIIFLTMFVTVIPIKHIINIYPGKHLRT, via the coding sequence ATGTATTTAGCTTTTAAAAATATAAAAAACAACAAACTGTTTTCAGTCATTCTTCTTATGTCATTTTTTATTTCTTTTCTTTCTATATCAATATCCGCACTTTTAACAGAGTCTAAACGAAACTTTATATCTGCTTTTCAAATCGGTTTTCCAGAGAAGAATCAAATTTTAACTGTTCCGATAGCGAATGCAACTGAATTGGAAGAGATAATTCCTTTCATACAAGATACTTTTGTTAAAAGTGATATTTATGTAGAGCATTTAAAAGCATTAAATAGTTCAGGGGCAACAAAGATCATAGCTGTGAACTTAAAAGATGATTATTATTGGAAGCCATATATTTCTGAAGGACAATATTTTCATCGTGAAAATGTAAACGATATGGTTGTTGGCGATCAAACGAATGTAGAGGAGTTATATGAATTTGATGATACATATAAAAAAATAGGAACTATATCAAGAAAAGACAGTGACGTCGGTGTAGCAGGTATATACGTTCCACTTCAAAACTTACCTACTATATCTAAAAAAGGTATTATCGCGAGTAAACAATTACAATTAACAGTTGTTAATCCTACATCATCTATTCATAACGAAATAAAAAAGTTTATGGGGAGGAGTAAAGATGTACTTTCGGGAGATGTTCAAATACTGAATGAACGAGATCTTCAGGAACTACATGTGACACATATAGATCCAGCAAATAAGTATTATTATAAATTCATTCTTGTTGCAATTGTTTCTGGCATTTCTGCGGTTTTATTTTGGATTTATAAAAAAGAAAGAGAGATTTCATTAAAAAAAGCAGTAGGTGCTTCTAATAGATCTATTTACTGTGAACTATATGTTCAAATTTTGTTTATTTCTCTAGTGGCGATGTTGTTGGTTTTTCTGGTGTTAGAAATGTTTTCTGGAATAATTCATACGTATTTTCAGACATACTTATTAAAACCGTTAACACCATATGTATTGGTATGTAATATTGTTTTTATAATTTTTCTTACAATGTTTGTTACTGTAATTCCAATCAAGCACATTATAAATATATATCCTGGAAAACATTTAAGAACGTAG
- a CDS encoding ABC transporter permease, with product MFFIFDSIRSVKKRLLPSLIIVISLIIAFSSAIEFVSNLSGYRKMMTLANNLSTHKNFYELYATQDITLFSEEKAKNDYQDFMQGLSNTIPITNKTNYLFRNYSLSLKKENGTIKTLIVDKDINKYFHIRISQGRYFEESEFHKSVFDIRPVILGANYIEKVSIGDVIRSGKMKLKVIGFLEKNSPFTYPRSGEISDNRITLLDDMAILPIGTEEIEFYSVELLYNGLIIETKEKININEFQKKVLKVTEGKGYSYYVTNPNKLLENEKQGIDNMSYPLLLSGTVLFFSFLSIVLTSMATLYIERKNISIKSALGASTFQICLPFIIEYMLLFILSICIGITYFQWENSGAIEIQKELENSTVSFFGTLKVSIESLVVIGALSLVMILVIYAIIYLNVLKIKNTYMKEVL from the coding sequence ATGTTTTTTATATTTGATTCTATACGGTCTGTGAAAAAACGGTTGTTACCAAGTTTGATTATAGTAATTTCTTTAATTATTGCATTTTCTTCAGCAATAGAATTTGTTAGTAATCTTTCGGGATATCGAAAAATGATGACGTTAGCAAATAATTTATCAACTCATAAAAATTTCTATGAACTTTATGCGACGCAAGATATAACATTGTTTAGCGAAGAAAAAGCGAAAAATGATTATCAAGATTTCATGCAAGGGTTATCTAATACGATACCAATAACAAATAAAACAAATTATTTGTTCCGTAACTATTCACTTAGTTTAAAAAAAGAAAATGGAACGATAAAGACTCTTATTGTTGATAAAGATATTAATAAGTACTTTCATATACGAATTTCACAAGGAAGATATTTTGAGGAATCGGAATTTCATAAATCAGTATTTGATATTAGACCTGTTATATTAGGGGCTAATTATATAGAAAAGGTATCTATTGGTGATGTTATACGATCTGGAAAAATGAAGCTAAAAGTAATTGGCTTTTTAGAAAAAAATTCACCATTTACATATCCTCGAAGTGGTGAAATATCGGATAATCGTATTACATTATTAGATGACATGGCGATTTTACCAATTGGAACAGAAGAAATAGAGTTCTATAGTGTAGAACTTTTATACAATGGGTTAATTATAGAAACAAAGGAGAAGATAAATATAAATGAATTTCAAAAGAAAGTATTAAAGGTAACGGAAGGTAAGGGGTATTCGTATTATGTTACAAATCCGAATAAATTGTTAGAAAATGAAAAACAAGGTATTGATAATATGTCATACCCCTTATTATTAAGCGGTACAGTCTTATTTTTTTCATTTCTATCTATTGTATTGACATCAATGGCAACACTTTATATAGAGCGTAAAAATATTTCTATTAAATCAGCGTTAGGTGCAAGCACTTTTCAAATATGTCTTCCATTTATTATTGAGTATATGTTGTTATTCATTTTATCGATATGTATAGGAATTACGTATTTTCAATGGGAGAATAGCGGAGCGATTGAAATTCAAAAAGAGCTAGAAAATAGTACCGTATCTTTTTTTGGAACGTTAAAAGTCTCTATAGAATCATTGGTTGTTATAGGTGCTTTATCACTTGTAATGATCCTCGTTATATATGCAATCATTTATTTAAATGTACTAAAAATAAAAAATACATATATGAAAGAGGTGTTATAG